Below is a window of Lysobacterales bacterium DNA.
ACCGCGAGGCGACCACCAGGAACACCTCGTGTTCGGCGTCGCTGGCGACCTCCCAGGCCAGCGGCCGGCCGGCAGTCGTGCCGGGCAGCTCGTGGCTACCGGCCGGCAGGGGATTGCCGAGGTCCAGTCCGGGAAGCGGGAACAGCACGGCCAGCGCGCCGGCGCTGTCCTCGTTGATCACGTAGACGTGGCTGCCTGCGTCGCTGGCCAGGCGCAGGCGCAAGGCATCGCCCAGACCGACCTCGGCGTCGTTGCCGAGGACGCGCCCGCTGTCGACATCGACGAACTCGGCCAGGCCCTGCCAGGTGGGCGCCGGCGCGCGCCACCAGGCGAGCGCCGCGACCAGCAGGACCACGGCCGCCGTGGACGCCGCCAGCCAGGCGCGCCGCGGGCGCGTCGGCGACGGCGCCTCCCGGTCGGGCAGCAGGTCGAGCAGCACGCGTGCGAAACCGGCGGCGCTGGCCGGCCGGTCCGCCGGCGTCGCCAGGCGGAGCCGGTCCAGGGCAGCGCACGCCGCGGCCGGCAGGTCCGGACGCAGGTCGGCCAGGGCGGTGCCCGGCTCGGGGAACCGTCCGGCCAGCAGCAGGTGCAGCAGCACCGCCAGGGCATGCAGGTCGTCGGCGGCGGTCGGCGGCGCACCGGCCTGGCGAGCCGGCGACAGGTAGGCGCGGGTGCCGGACTGCAGCAGCCGCGCCGCGAGGTCCTCGCGGCGGCCGCTGGCGCCGAAGTCCATCAGCACGATGCGGCCGCCGCGTTCGCGCATGACGTTCTCGGCCTTGATGTCGCCATGCACCAGTCCGGCGCCATGCACCTGCGCCAGCGTCCGGCACAGGTCCAGGCCGATGTGCAGCACTTCGGTCAGCGCCATCGGGCCATCGGCCTCCAGGCGCGCCGACAGCGGCGCGCCATCGATCAGTTCGCTCCACAGGCCGGCCCGGCCGTCGTGCACGGCCGCCCCGTAGACCGCCAGCACGTTGCCGTGGCGGATGCCGGCCAGCTGCCGGGCTTCCGCCAGCAGCTGGTGGTTGGCGGGATCGCTGGCCGGATCGCGGCTGGCGCGCAGCTTGAGCGCAACCTCGCGCTGCAGGACCGGGTCCCAGGCGGCGAACACCTCGCCGGTCAGCCCGGCGCCGAGCCGGCCGGTGACCTCCAGGTGGCCCCAGCGGAACAACACCGGCCGCGCCGGGCGCGGCGGCGGGCTGCCGGTGGCCCGGAAAGCGCGCGCGACGTCGTCGAGCAGGCGCAGGCTGGCCAGTTCCGGATCGTCGGGCCCCAGCGCCCGCTCGGCGGGACGCCAGTCGACCGGGCGTTCGTCGGCGATCGATTCGGCGATGCGGCGGGTCGGTTCGCGCTCAGCCATGGCCGATCTCCGTAGCCATGCGCTGCAGGGCGCGGGTGACAGTCATGCGCACGGCATCGGGCGAGCCGCCGATCTCGGCGGCGATCTCCGGGTAGGACAGGCCGAACTCGATGCGCAGAACGACCAGCTCCTGCTGGCGCCGGTCCAGCCGGGCGAGCGCCTTCTCGTATGCGGCCAGGCGTTCCTGGCTGACCAGTTGCTCGACCACCGACTGGCCGGGATCGGCCAGCTCCATGTCGTCGACCGGCAGGTGGGCACCGCCATGCCGGCGCTGGCTGCGCAGCTCGCGGCGCACCTCGTTGAGCAGGATCTGCCGCAGGTAGGCGAGGAACGCGCCGCTGCCGCTGGCCTGGAAGTCGTCCAGGTGGCGCAGCGCTCGCAGCAGGGTGGTCTGCACCAGGTCCTCGGTGTCGCTGGCACTGCGCGCATGGTGCGGCAGGCGGCCGTGCGCCCAACGCAGCAGCAGGGGCAGGCAGCGGTCGTACAGCGCCTGGCGCGCCCGGCCGTCGCCGGCGCGGATCCGGTGCAGCAGCAGTTCGGTGGC
It encodes the following:
- a CDS encoding protein kinase, which produces MAEREPTRRIAESIADERPVDWRPAERALGPDDPELASLRLLDDVARAFRATGSPPPRPARPVLFRWGHLEVTGRLGAGLTGEVFAAWDPVLQREVALKLRASRDPASDPANHQLLAEARQLAGIRHGNVLAVYGAAVHDGRAGLWSELIDGAPLSARLEADGPMALTEVLHIGLDLCRTLAQVHGAGLVHGDIKAENVMRERGGRIVLMDFGASGRREDLAARLLQSGTRAYLSPARQAGAPPTAADDLHALAVLLHLLLAGRFPEPGTALADLRPDLPAAACAALDRLRLATPADRPASAAGFARVLLDLLPDREAPSPTRPRRAWLAASTAAVVLLVAALAWWRAPAPTWQGLAEFVDVDSGRVLGNDAEVGLGDALRLRLASDAGSHVYVINEDSAGALAVLFPLPGLDLGNPLPAGSHELPGTTAGRPLAWEVASDAEHEVFLVVASRSPLPGLAQALAELAPATAGAEGAERGASRLRHAGATAEPAGGLDRLERIARADGRVHLVRLRLRHRDWAPEGAD
- a CDS encoding sigma-70 family RNA polymerase sigma factor is translated as MQGEATELLLHRIRAGDGRARQALYDRCLPLLLRWAHGRLPHHARSASDTEDLVQTTLLRALRHLDDFQASGSGAFLAYLRQILLNEVRRELRSQRRHGGAHLPVDDMELADPGQSVVEQLVSQERLAAYEKALARLDRRQQELVVLRIEFGLSYPEIAAEIGGSPDAVRMTVTRALQRMATEIGHG